A region of Salvelinus alpinus chromosome 6, SLU_Salpinus.1, whole genome shotgun sequence DNA encodes the following proteins:
- the cfap161 gene encoding cilia- and flagella-associated protein 161 isoform X1, protein MAHVRTYRPNVRVGNWREDVTLEEDTLKDFLDRKERGELMVQKTGFLKQNILKQVSLSVSLGGAVCFGDVVMLVNVCGDNSCSVSIYADLTNLGKGPSPAIQAPCGVSGGRSLQPCTRNAFIISSVDGSAEGEPLRYNQSFALRTTSGFAGGLYLTSDHKTFQKCAKKSRLQEVIMEHQANFLSWWKVLHNDPQERLEHEGLPVPANSKVLISHCKTNQALAVLGQHILWTPYGKEYEVTAHTFLDSHKAERDINHWLLLTADPAGPGLTLLDHP, encoded by the exons ATGGCTCACGTTAGGACATACAGACCAAACGTCCGTGTTGGAAACTGGAGGGAGGACGTTACATTGGAGGAG GACACATTGAAGGACTTCTTGGataggaaggagaggggagagctgATGGTGCAGAAAACTGGGTTCCTCAAACAAAACATCCTCAAACAG gttagcCTGTCTGTTTCTCTGGGAGGTGCCGTGTGTTTTGGTGATGTGGTGATGCTGGTGAATGTGTGCGGAGACAACAGCTGCTCAGTCAGCATCTATGCTGACCTGACCAACCTGGGGAAGGGGCCTAGTCCAG CCATTCAGGCTCCCTGTGGAGTCAGTGGGGGGAGGAGTCTGCAGCCATGCACACGCAACGCATTCATCAtcagcag TGTGGATGGCAGTGCAGAGGGAGAGCCTCTGCGCTACAATCAGAGTTTCGCCCTCAGAACAACTAGTGGCTTTGCTGGAGGG ttGTATCTGACGAGTGACCACAAGACCTTCCAGAAG TGTGCCAAGAAGTCCCGCCTCCAGGAAGTGATCATGGAGCATCAGGCTAACTTCCTGTCCTGGTGGAAGGTTCTACACAATGACCCTCAGGAAAGACTGGAGCATGAGGGGCTGCCTGTTCCT GCCAACAGTAAAGTGCTCATCTCCCACTGCAAGACCAACCAGGCTCTGGCTGTTCTAGGACAGCACATTCTGTG GACTCCGTATGGTAAAGAATATGAGGTGACAGCCCACACCTTCCTGGACTCCCATAAGGCCGAGCGAGACATCAACCATTGGCTGCTGCTGACCGCTGACCCTGCAGGGCCCGGGCTTACTCTACTGGACCACCCATAG
- the cfap161 gene encoding cilia- and flagella-associated protein 161 isoform X2 has protein sequence MAHVRTYRPNVRVGNWREDVTLEEDTLKDFLDRKERGELMVQKTGFLKQNILKQVSLSVSLGGAVCFGDVVMLVNVCGDNSCSVSIYADLTNLGKGPSPAIQAPCGVSGGRSLQPCTRNAFIISSVDGSAEGEPLRYNQSFALRTTSGFAGGCAKKSRLQEVIMEHQANFLSWWKVLHNDPQERLEHEGLPVPANSKVLISHCKTNQALAVLGQHILWTPYGKEYEVTAHTFLDSHKAERDINHWLLLTADPAGPGLTLLDHP, from the exons ATGGCTCACGTTAGGACATACAGACCAAACGTCCGTGTTGGAAACTGGAGGGAGGACGTTACATTGGAGGAG GACACATTGAAGGACTTCTTGGataggaaggagaggggagagctgATGGTGCAGAAAACTGGGTTCCTCAAACAAAACATCCTCAAACAG gttagcCTGTCTGTTTCTCTGGGAGGTGCCGTGTGTTTTGGTGATGTGGTGATGCTGGTGAATGTGTGCGGAGACAACAGCTGCTCAGTCAGCATCTATGCTGACCTGACCAACCTGGGGAAGGGGCCTAGTCCAG CCATTCAGGCTCCCTGTGGAGTCAGTGGGGGGAGGAGTCTGCAGCCATGCACACGCAACGCATTCATCAtcagcag TGTGGATGGCAGTGCAGAGGGAGAGCCTCTGCGCTACAATCAGAGTTTCGCCCTCAGAACAACTAGTGGCTTTGCTGGAGGG TGTGCCAAGAAGTCCCGCCTCCAGGAAGTGATCATGGAGCATCAGGCTAACTTCCTGTCCTGGTGGAAGGTTCTACACAATGACCCTCAGGAAAGACTGGAGCATGAGGGGCTGCCTGTTCCT GCCAACAGTAAAGTGCTCATCTCCCACTGCAAGACCAACCAGGCTCTGGCTGTTCTAGGACAGCACATTCTGTG GACTCCGTATGGTAAAGAATATGAGGTGACAGCCCACACCTTCCTGGACTCCCATAAGGCCGAGCGAGACATCAACCATTGGCTGCTGCTGACCGCTGACCCTGCAGGGCCCGGGCTTACTCTACTGGACCACCCATAG
- the cfap161 gene encoding cilia- and flagella-associated protein 161 isoform X3, whose protein sequence is MAHVRTYRPNVRVGNWREDVTLEEDTLKDFLDRKERGELMVQKTGFLKQNILKQVSLSVSLGGAVCFGDVVMLVNVCGDNSCSVSIYADLTNLGKGPSPAIQAPCGVSGGRSLQPCTRNAFIISSVDGSAEGEPLRYNQSFALRTTSGFAGGLYLTSDHKTFQKCAKKSRLQEVIMEHQANFLSWWKVLHNDPQERLEHEGLPVPANSKVLISHCKTNQALAVLGQHILWTPYGKECTSSSSSNSSSK, encoded by the exons ATGGCTCACGTTAGGACATACAGACCAAACGTCCGTGTTGGAAACTGGAGGGAGGACGTTACATTGGAGGAG GACACATTGAAGGACTTCTTGGataggaaggagaggggagagctgATGGTGCAGAAAACTGGGTTCCTCAAACAAAACATCCTCAAACAG gttagcCTGTCTGTTTCTCTGGGAGGTGCCGTGTGTTTTGGTGATGTGGTGATGCTGGTGAATGTGTGCGGAGACAACAGCTGCTCAGTCAGCATCTATGCTGACCTGACCAACCTGGGGAAGGGGCCTAGTCCAG CCATTCAGGCTCCCTGTGGAGTCAGTGGGGGGAGGAGTCTGCAGCCATGCACACGCAACGCATTCATCAtcagcag TGTGGATGGCAGTGCAGAGGGAGAGCCTCTGCGCTACAATCAGAGTTTCGCCCTCAGAACAACTAGTGGCTTTGCTGGAGGG ttGTATCTGACGAGTGACCACAAGACCTTCCAGAAG TGTGCCAAGAAGTCCCGCCTCCAGGAAGTGATCATGGAGCATCAGGCTAACTTCCTGTCCTGGTGGAAGGTTCTACACAATGACCCTCAGGAAAGACTGGAGCATGAGGGGCTGCCTGTTCCT GCCAACAGTAAAGTGCTCATCTCCCACTGCAAGACCAACCAGGCTCTGGCTGTTCTAGGACAGCACATTCTGTG GACTCCGTATGGTAAAGAatgcactagtagtagtagcagtaatagtagtagtaagtaG